One genomic segment of Pseudorasbora parva isolate DD20220531a chromosome 6, ASM2467924v1, whole genome shotgun sequence includes these proteins:
- the LOC137078254 gene encoding sericin-2-like: MFCCCVKEYEFNNPFAWFLLLLVLAEGSGSVNATLTQNNAEGSGSVNSTLTQNNAEGSGSVNSTLTQDDAEGSGSVNATLTQNNTEGSSSVNSTLTQNNAEGSGSVNSTLIQDDSEGSGSVNSTLTQNNAEGSGSVNSTLTQNNAEGAGSVNSTLAQNNAEGSGSVNSTLTQNNAEGSGSVNSTLTQDDAEGSGSVNATLTQNNTEGSSSVNSTVTQNNAEGSGSVNSTLIQDDSEGSGSVNSTLTQNNAEGSGSVNSTLTKNNAEGSGSVNSTLTQNNAEGSGSVNSTLTQDDAEGSGSVNSTLTQNNAEGSGSVNSTLTQNNAEGAGSVNSTLTQNNAEGSGSVNSTLTQNNAEGI; the protein is encoded by the coding sequence ATGTTCTGTTGTTGTGTTAAAGAGTATGAGTTTAATAACCCATTTGCATGGTTCTTGTTACTTTTGGTGTTAgctgagggatctggttctgtcaacgccaccttaacccagaataatgctgagggatctggttctgtcaactccaccttaacccagaataatgctgagggatccggttctgtcaactccaccCTCACCCAGGAtgatgctgagggatctggttctgtcaacgccaccttaacccagaataatactGAGGGAtccagttctgtcaactccaccttaacccagaataatgctgagggatccggttctgtcaactccaccCTCATCCAGGATGATTCTGAGGGATCTggttctgtcaactccaccttaacccagaataatgctgagggatccggttctgtcaactccaccttaacccagaataatgctgagggagccggttctgtcaactccaccttagcccagaataatgctgagggatctggttctgtcaactccaccttaacccagaataatgctgagggatccggttctgtcaactccaccCTCACCCAGGAtgatgctgagggatctggttctgtcaacgccaccttaacccagaataatactGAGGGAtccagttctgtcaactccaccgtaacccagaataatgctgagggatccggttctgtcaactccaccCTCATCCAGGATGATTCTGAGGGATCTggttctgtcaactccaccttaacccagaataatgctgagggatccggttctgtcaactccaccttaaccaagaataatgctgagggatctggttctgtcaactccaccttaacccagaataatgctgaggggtccggttctgtcaactccaccCTCACCCAGGAtgatgctgagggatctggttctgtcaactccaccttaacccagaataatgctgagggatccggttctgtcaactccaccttaacccagaataatgctgagggagccggttctgtcaactccaccttaacccagaataatgctgagggatctggttctgtcaactccaccttaacccagaataatgctgAGGGGATCTGA